One window from the genome of Treponema sp. OMZ 838 encodes:
- a CDS encoding GTP-binding protein produces the protein MNLLIVSGPPSSGKTSVILKTIEALRTQGLRAGVVKFDCLYTDDDILYEKAGIPVQKGISGSLCPDHFFVSNIEEVVQWGVKEKFDLLITESAGLCNRCSPYIKNILGICVIDNLSGINTPKKIGPLLKAADIVVITKGDIVSQAEREVFCARVNTVNPRAVIMQVNGLTGQGAFELSTLLFNRDKDISTVQGMELRFPMPAALCSYCLGETRVGENFQMGNIRKMKIAESQTNN, from the coding sequence ATGAATCTTTTGATCGTTTCCGGCCCGCCGTCTTCGGGCAAAACCAGCGTTATTTTAAAGACAATCGAGGCGCTGCGCACACAAGGGCTTCGTGCCGGAGTGGTGAAATTTGACTGCCTCTACACCGATGACGACATACTGTACGAAAAGGCCGGTATTCCCGTTCAAAAAGGTATTTCCGGTTCGCTCTGTCCCGATCACTTCTTTGTTTCCAATATCGAAGAGGTAGTACAATGGGGCGTCAAGGAAAAATTCGACCTTTTGATAACGGAATCAGCAGGCTTGTGCAACCGTTGTTCTCCATATATTAAAAATATCCTCGGTATTTGCGTTATCGATAATTTATCGGGTATCAATACACCGAAAAAAATCGGTCCGCTGTTAAAAGCGGCGGATATTGTTGTCATCACAAAAGGTGATATTGTGTCGCAAGCAGAACGGGAGGTGTTTTGCGCCCGCGTTAACACCGTTAATCCGCGAGCGGTGATTATGCAGGTAAACGGCCTGACGGGGCAGGGTGCCTTTGAACTGAGCACGCTGCTTTTTAACCGAGATAAAGATATTTCGACGGTGCAAGGAATGGAGCTCCGTTTCCCGATGCCTGCGGCGTTGTGTTCCTATTGTTTGGGGGAAACACGGGTCGGCGAAAATTTCCAGATGGGCAATATCCGTAAGATGAAGATTGCCGAGTCGCAAACAAATAACTAA
- the mnmA gene encoding tRNA 2-thiouridine(34) synthase MnmA, with amino-acid sequence MKIAVGLSGGVDSSVAAKLLIEQGYDVCGITLRLLNEQASAAKEQTERIIEEAAQAARVLGIPHCVYDFRAEFQKQIIDYFIQSYRSGETPNPCYICNKQIKFGLLMEQALREGFDAVATGHYAKVFQELSGRYVLERGADAQKDQSYFLALLSQEQLSRTFFPLAELTKPEVRLIAENAGLVNAHKSDSQDICFVPDGDYTAVIDALAPDAFPEGDFIDINGVKVGTHRGLHRYTIGQRRGLALPFGYPIYVVEKSAEHNTVTVGSGETLLAAACSVREVNRIAEMPLEPFYAEVKTRYRQQLKKARIEPIGTDRVRIVFTEPERAVACGQAAVFYSGSRVLGGGIIDSVESSSCPIR; translated from the coding sequence ATGAAGATTGCAGTAGGCTTGAGTGGAGGCGTTGATTCCAGTGTTGCTGCAAAACTCCTGATAGAGCAGGGGTATGACGTATGCGGCATTACGCTTCGTTTGCTGAATGAACAAGCCTCCGCTGCGAAGGAACAAACAGAGCGGATTATTGAAGAAGCGGCGCAGGCAGCGAGGGTACTCGGTATTCCGCATTGTGTTTACGATTTCCGTGCCGAATTTCAAAAGCAGATAATCGATTATTTTATTCAAAGCTATCGCAGCGGAGAAACGCCGAATCCCTGTTACATTTGCAATAAGCAAATTAAATTCGGGTTACTGATGGAGCAGGCATTACGAGAAGGGTTCGATGCGGTTGCAACCGGTCATTATGCCAAAGTATTTCAGGAGCTGTCCGGCCGGTATGTGTTGGAGCGGGGCGCCGATGCGCAGAAAGATCAAAGCTACTTTTTGGCCTTGTTGAGCCAAGAGCAGCTCAGCAGAACCTTTTTCCCGCTTGCGGAACTGACGAAACCGGAAGTCCGGCTTATTGCAGAAAATGCCGGACTGGTTAATGCGCATAAGAGTGACAGTCAAGATATTTGCTTTGTGCCGGACGGTGACTACACGGCAGTAATCGACGCATTGGCACCCGATGCTTTTCCTGAAGGAGATTTTATCGATATCAACGGCGTCAAGGTCGGTACACACCGCGGCTTGCATCGTTATACCATCGGGCAGCGGCGGGGGCTTGCACTGCCGTTCGGCTATCCGATTTATGTGGTTGAAAAATCGGCAGAGCATAATACCGTTACCGTCGGTTCAGGCGAGACGCTTCTTGCCGCTGCCTGTTCCGTGCGTGAGGTAAACCGGATTGCCGAAATGCCGCTGGAGCCTTTTTATGCAGAAGTTAAAACACGGTACCGGCAGCAGCTGAAAAAAGCCCGCATCGAACCTATCGGCACTGACCGAGTCCGTATTGTTTTTACCGAACCGGAACGGGCGGTTGCGTGCGGGCAAGCCGCTGTATTTTATTCCGGGAGTAGGGTACTCGGCGGCGGCATTATTGACAGTGTTGAATCTTCCTCATGTCCGATTCGATAA
- a CDS encoding NfeD family protein, with the protein MLLALYTPWFWFGIAVICAVIEGMTLGLTTVWFSLSAVLMIFISMLHPPFYAQCILFALVALLLLFFTRPIALKFLHTKRVKTNADSLIGKKALVLQTITEFEKGQVKINGMVWTAASTGGADIPTGEECIIEKIEGVTLIVKKIE; encoded by the coding sequence ATGTTATTAGCACTTTATACGCCGTGGTTCTGGTTCGGTATTGCAGTCATCTGTGCAGTGATCGAGGGAATGACACTCGGTTTAACGACGGTATGGTTTTCGCTCAGCGCCGTATTGATGATTTTTATCTCTATGCTGCATCCGCCGTTTTATGCGCAGTGCATTTTATTTGCGCTTGTTGCGCTTCTATTGCTCTTTTTCACCCGTCCCATTGCGTTGAAGTTTTTACATACAAAGCGAGTAAAGACCAATGCGGATAGCCTTATCGGTAAAAAAGCACTTGTACTGCAAACCATTACCGAGTTTGAAAAGGGGCAGGTTAAAATCAACGGTATGGTATGGACTGCCGCTTCAACCGGCGGCGCAGACATACCTACCGGAGAGGAATGTATCATCGAAAAGATAGAGGGTGTTACCCTCATTGTAAAAAAGATAGAATAG
- a CDS encoding SPFH domain-containing protein — MWIAFALIVFVLILLILNIRIVPQSQSFIIERLGGYFQSWEVGLHVKMPFVDRIANKVSLKERVLDFKPQPVITKDNVTMMIDTVIYFQITDPKLYTYGVENPMNAIENLSATTLRNIIGELELDGTLTSRDVINTRMRSILDEATDPWGIKVNRVEVKNIIPPESIQEAMEKQMRAERERREAILIAEGQKQSSILVAEGKKASMILQAEAEKESAICRAQGEAEAILAIQKATAEGLNLIKNVGADSALIKLRSLEAFEKVADGKSTKIIIPADIQNMAGLVSGIAEVLK; from the coding sequence ATGTGGATTGCTTTTGCATTAATTGTGTTCGTACTCATTCTGCTTATTTTGAATATCAGAATTGTACCGCAGTCTCAGTCGTTCATTATCGAACGGCTCGGCGGCTATTTCCAGTCATGGGAAGTCGGTCTACACGTTAAGATGCCGTTTGTCGATCGAATCGCCAATAAGGTGTCGCTCAAAGAACGGGTGCTCGATTTTAAGCCGCAGCCGGTTATTACGAAGGATAACGTTACCATGATGATCGATACGGTTATCTATTTTCAGATTACCGACCCGAAGCTCTATACCTACGGTGTTGAAAATCCGATGAATGCGATTGAAAACCTGTCGGCAACGACTCTGCGGAATATTATCGGTGAATTGGAACTTGACGGCACGCTGACAAGCCGCGATGTTATCAATACCCGTATGCGCAGCATTCTGGATGAGGCGACCGATCCGTGGGGTATTAAGGTAAACCGTGTAGAAGTAAAGAATATCATTCCTCCTGAATCCATTCAGGAAGCAATGGAAAAGCAGATGCGTGCAGAACGTGAACGGCGTGAAGCTATCCTTATCGCAGAGGGTCAAAAGCAGTCCTCTATTCTGGTGGCGGAAGGAAAAAAGGCGTCGATGATTTTACAGGCCGAAGCGGAAAAAGAATCCGCTATTTGCAGAGCGCAGGGTGAGGCTGAGGCAATTTTGGCTATTCAAAAGGCAACGGCTGAAGGTTTGAATCTTATTAAGAATGTCGGTGCCGATTCCGCACTGATTAAACTGCGCAGTCTCGAAGCCTTTGAAAAAGTAGCCGACGGAAAATCGACGAAAATTATTATTCCTGCGGATATTCAGAATATGGCGGGGCTTGTGTCGGGCATTGCTGAAGTGCTCAAATAA
- a CDS encoding GNAT family N-acetyltransferase — MMLKGYSVRKAEQGDLAAVMQVERQSFEENIVEDESVFADRIAYASDCNYVLVKTGTQSVCGYFTAELWDSSQIGVDAFALGHSVRERHQSTGTALYISSFALLPDVRGQSIAEKFFAASIERIAAVFPQLERIILLVHEDWHKAIRIYEKQGFIRTQVLDRFAWFGDKQAFIYEKMIGAFKNSSF; from the coding sequence ATGATGCTGAAAGGGTATAGTGTAAGAAAGGCGGAGCAGGGAGATTTAGCTGCGGTCATGCAGGTTGAACGGCAAAGCTTTGAAGAAAACATCGTTGAGGATGAAAGTGTGTTTGCCGACCGCATCGCGTATGCTTCCGACTGCAATTATGTTCTTGTTAAAACGGGTACGCAATCGGTATGCGGTTACTTTACAGCTGAACTGTGGGATTCCTCACAGATTGGAGTAGATGCATTTGCGTTGGGGCATTCGGTACGGGAACGTCATCAGTCTACAGGAACAGCGCTGTATATTTCTTCCTTTGCATTGTTGCCGGATGTGCGCGGGCAAAGCATTGCCGAAAAATTTTTTGCAGCTTCTATAGAACGCATTGCTGCCGTTTTTCCGCAGTTGGAGCGGATCATTCTGCTTGTGCATGAAGACTGGCATAAGGCCATCCGGATTTATGAAAAACAAGGCTTTATCCGCACACAGGTTTTAGACCGGTTTGCATGGTTCGGGGATAAGCAGGCGTTTATCTACGAAAAAATGATAGGCGCTTTTAAAAACTCCAGCTTTTAG
- the rdgB gene encoding RdgB/HAM1 family non-canonical purine NTP pyrophosphatase, producing MHIYLASGNRHKQEEFAAILEGHRISLPADAGILFDPEETGTTFLENALLKARVLYESVKCPVIADDSGLCIDALGGKPGIYSARYGMKDGVQLKAEERNQLVLQQMEGVENRRCRFVCCIAVMLDAHRFFTVQETCEGVIGTSERGEHGFGYDPIVYLPKIGKTVAELTAQEKNELSHRGKAGRIVAQLLRILS from the coding sequence ATGCACATATACTTAGCAAGCGGCAACCGGCATAAACAAGAAGAATTTGCCGCTATTTTGGAAGGGCATCGCATCAGTCTCCCTGCTGATGCAGGTATCCTCTTTGATCCTGAAGAAACCGGAACAACTTTTTTAGAAAATGCACTCCTAAAAGCTCGCGTGTTATACGAAAGTGTTAAATGTCCGGTGATTGCCGACGATTCGGGGTTGTGTATCGATGCGCTCGGCGGTAAGCCCGGTATCTATTCAGCCCGTTATGGTATGAAAGACGGTGTGCAGCTGAAAGCGGAGGAGCGGAATCAGCTCGTTCTCCAGCAGATGGAAGGTGTGGAAAACCGTCGCTGTCGGTTTGTCTGCTGTATTGCAGTGATGCTGGATGCTCATCGTTTTTTTACGGTGCAAGAAACGTGCGAGGGTGTGATTGGTACATCGGAGCGCGGAGAACATGGTTTCGGCTATGATCCGATTGTGTATCTTCCAAAGATCGGTAAAACGGTTGCAGAATTGACGGCACAAGAAAAAAACGAACTGTCTCATCGCGGAAAAGCCGGACGAATTGTCGCCCAACTATTGCGTATCCTTTCGTAA
- the polA gene encoding DNA polymerase I has protein sequence MTQHTQDTLYLLDSYGLIYRSYFAFVSHPLTNKAGENVSALYGFFRSLAMILKTYRPQYFLAAFDSRTPTFRHEWYPEYKATRDKTPEDLHAQIPHIEKILTTLGIACLRKDGFEADDIIATLACRAAQEGRRCVIISGDKDLAQLVGEFVSVLKPDKSEALAHCGIEEVKEHWGVAPAQMLDYLSLIGDASDNVPGVKGIGPKTAVKLLQDYGTLDAVYEHIDSIAGAVQKKLAAGKESAYFSKKLITLAADIPIEGSIEDYRCDALHYTEAAALLKEYELPRLGELYTKAAEEAGMAGAAAAPNTAAAGGSAGSSSVENGSGTGDAISRGKAASSAGTGTTPAELRKNTGEYRTVTDAAELEAVIAEAEAQGFAAFDCETTGLNPLYDALIGFSLSLKAGTGIYVPLKAPAPELGEQPFTVMPLAAAKKLLARLWSNESLTLILHNGKFDYQVLRTAKIFTSAGCRLFDTMIAAWLLEPDNLSFGLENLAEAQLGLQGINYKDVVPKGRTFAAVPLPQATEYAAEDADFTLQLYHLYKPALEQANLTALFETLEMPLMPLLADMEAQGIFLKKEELAAFSEELADTLARDEAEIYKLVGHPFNIASPKQLQEVLFTERKLPTGKKTKTGYSTDISVLEELATIDELPAKILDYRASAKLKSGYADALPLLADTHGRIHTSFIQTGTATGRLSSRDPNLQNIPIRGEEGRKIRKAFYAADGCKLISADYAQIELVILAHFSQDENLVKAFRHGTDVHAATAALIFNVPVENVVPDMRRIAKVINFGVMYGMSAFRLANQLRISRTEAAEFITRYFTTYSGVSAFMETLKESAAEKGFVETLMGRRRYINAINSRNQTQRAAAERIAINTPIQGSAADIVKTAMLRVDRALKQQQLKARLLLQVHDELILEAPDAEVDTVKALLKQEMEHVVELAVPLRVSIEAGSCWGDFH, from the coding sequence ATGACACAGCATACACAAGATACGCTCTACCTGCTTGATTCCTACGGCTTAATTTACCGCTCTTACTTCGCTTTTGTCAGCCATCCGTTGACCAATAAGGCGGGCGAAAACGTTTCCGCTCTTTACGGCTTTTTTAGAAGTCTTGCGATGATTTTAAAAACATACCGGCCGCAGTATTTTCTTGCAGCCTTCGATTCCCGCACGCCGACCTTTCGGCACGAATGGTACCCCGAATACAAAGCAACCCGCGACAAGACGCCGGAAGATTTGCACGCGCAGATTCCGCATATCGAAAAAATATTGACAACGCTTGGTATCGCCTGCCTCCGCAAAGACGGTTTTGAGGCTGATGATATTATCGCAACCCTTGCCTGCCGCGCTGCACAAGAAGGCCGCCGCTGTGTTATCATCTCCGGAGATAAAGACTTAGCGCAGCTTGTAGGAGAGTTTGTTTCGGTGCTTAAACCCGATAAGAGTGAAGCCTTGGCGCACTGCGGCATCGAAGAGGTTAAGGAGCATTGGGGGGTTGCGCCTGCACAGATGCTCGATTATCTTTCGCTCATCGGCGATGCTTCGGATAATGTCCCCGGCGTAAAAGGCATCGGCCCCAAAACGGCTGTAAAACTTTTGCAGGATTACGGTACGCTCGACGCTGTGTATGAACATATCGATTCCATTGCGGGAGCCGTACAAAAGAAATTGGCTGCCGGAAAAGAGAGCGCCTATTTTTCAAAAAAACTGATAACGCTTGCCGCCGATATTCCCATCGAAGGCTCGATTGAGGATTACCGCTGCGATGCGCTGCACTACACGGAGGCGGCTGCGCTGCTGAAAGAATATGAGCTGCCGCGCCTCGGGGAATTGTACACAAAGGCCGCCGAAGAAGCAGGCATGGCTGGTGCAGCAGCCGCGCCCAATACCGCAGCAGCCGGCGGTTCAGCGGGTAGCAGTTCGGTAGAGAACGGTTCCGGTACAGGCGATGCGATTTCCCGCGGCAAAGCAGCCTCGTCCGCCGGTACCGGTACAACACCGGCGGAGCTCCGTAAAAATACCGGCGAGTACCGCACCGTAACGGATGCGGCAGAACTCGAAGCCGTTATCGCAGAAGCCGAAGCGCAGGGCTTTGCCGCCTTTGACTGCGAAACCACCGGCCTCAATCCGCTGTACGACGCCCTTATCGGATTTTCGCTCAGCTTAAAAGCCGGTACCGGCATCTACGTACCGCTCAAAGCGCCGGCGCCCGAACTGGGGGAACAGCCCTTCACCGTGATGCCCCTTGCCGCCGCAAAGAAACTACTCGCGCGGCTCTGGAGCAACGAATCACTCACTCTGATACTGCACAACGGCAAATTCGACTATCAGGTGCTGCGGACGGCAAAGATTTTTACCAGCGCCGGCTGCCGCCTCTTCGATACGATGATAGCGGCATGGCTGCTCGAACCGGACAACCTTAGTTTCGGGTTGGAGAACCTTGCCGAAGCGCAGCTCGGCTTGCAGGGCATTAACTATAAAGACGTCGTCCCCAAAGGCCGTACCTTTGCAGCGGTGCCCCTTCCGCAAGCGACCGAATATGCAGCGGAGGATGCCGACTTCACCCTGCAATTATATCACCTATATAAGCCCGCCTTGGAGCAGGCAAACCTCACCGCGCTTTTTGAAACGCTTGAAATGCCGCTGATGCCGCTCCTTGCGGATATGGAAGCGCAGGGTATCTTCCTTAAAAAAGAAGAGCTCGCCGCGTTTTCGGAGGAATTGGCGGATACGCTTGCGCGGGACGAAGCGGAAATTTACAAGCTGGTCGGCCATCCCTTTAACATCGCCTCCCCTAAGCAGCTGCAGGAAGTGCTGTTCACCGAACGGAAGCTGCCGACCGGTAAAAAAACAAAAACCGGCTACTCTACGGATATTTCCGTGCTTGAGGAGCTTGCCACCATCGATGAACTTCCGGCAAAAATTCTCGATTACCGCGCCTCCGCAAAACTGAAATCGGGTTACGCCGATGCGTTACCCCTACTTGCCGATACACACGGGCGGATACACACCAGTTTTATTCAGACGGGAACCGCGACGGGGAGACTTTCGAGCCGCGATCCCAATTTGCAGAATATTCCGATCAGAGGAGAAGAAGGCCGCAAAATCCGCAAGGCATTCTACGCAGCGGACGGCTGTAAGCTGATTTCCGCCGACTATGCACAAATCGAGCTGGTTATCCTCGCTCATTTTTCGCAGGATGAAAATTTAGTAAAGGCATTTCGGCACGGAACCGATGTCCACGCGGCGACGGCTGCGCTCATCTTTAACGTGCCGGTCGAAAACGTTGTCCCCGATATGCGCCGCATTGCAAAGGTAATTAACTTCGGAGTGATGTACGGTATGAGCGCATTCAGGCTCGCCAATCAACTGCGCATATCCCGCACCGAGGCGGCGGAGTTTATTACCCGCTATTTTACCACCTATTCGGGAGTATCCGCCTTTATGGAAACGCTCAAAGAGTCAGCCGCGGAAAAAGGCTTTGTGGAAACACTGATGGGCAGACGGCGATATATCAACGCCATCAACAGCCGGAATCAAACACAGCGCGCCGCAGCGGAGCGAATTGCCATCAACACGCCCATTCAAGGCTCCGCCGCCGATATCGTCAAAACGGCAATGCTGCGTGTAGACCGCGCATTAAAACAACAGCAGTTAAAGGCGCGTCTTCTGTTACAGGTACACGATGAGCTAATCCTCGAAGCGCCCGATGCGGAAGTCGATACCGTCAAAGCACTGTTAAAACAAGAGATGGAACACGTCGTCGAGCTTGCCGTCCCGCTTCGTGTCAGCATCGAAGCGGGCAGCTGCTGGGGAGATTTCCACTAA
- a CDS encoding CTP synthase, with the protein MKARFIFITGGVVSSLGKGITAASIGLLLKSRGFSVINQKFDPYLNIDPGTMNPYQHGEVFVTEDGGETDLDLGHYERFTDVALHKFNSHTAGKVYLSILDHERAGDYCGATVQVIPHVTDEIKHRIMQTAEETGSDIVITEIGGTVGDIESLPFIEAIRQIRNTVGREHCLFIHLGLLPYLKECGEIKTKPMQHSVKELLGFGIQPDIIMCRSEKRLSKSIREKLSLFCNVSQDAIIENLTAKSIYEVPLMLEDGNLGKKICELFNIPNPEPDLQSWKEMVESYYHPEKEVTVALVGKYTELPDAYLSVSEALTAAGVYHRARVKQLWIDAAKITDAAKTEELLKDAQAIIVPGGFGERGIEGMVLTAEYARSKGVPYFGICLGMQIAVIEFARHVLGMERAHSSEFIKNCEPVIDLMPDQKDVQLGGTLRLGSFRCMVAENSKAEQAYKMHEISERHRHRYEFNNLYRSRFENSDMLLSGINPERNLVEIVELKNHPWFLAVQFHPEFASRPNKPHPLFRDFIGAALTRI; encoded by the coding sequence ATGAAAGCTCGTTTTATTTTTATTACCGGCGGGGTTGTTTCTTCCCTTGGAAAAGGCATTACCGCGGCATCTATCGGACTTTTGCTGAAGAGCAGAGGTTTTTCGGTTATCAATCAAAAGTTTGATCCTTATCTGAATATTGATCCGGGGACAATGAACCCCTATCAGCATGGAGAAGTTTTTGTAACGGAGGACGGCGGAGAAACCGACCTTGACCTCGGTCATTACGAACGATTCACTGATGTTGCTTTGCATAAATTTAACAGCCACACAGCCGGAAAAGTGTATCTTTCCATTTTAGATCATGAACGGGCTGGGGACTATTGCGGAGCGACCGTACAGGTTATCCCGCATGTTACCGACGAAATTAAACACCGCATTATGCAGACGGCGGAAGAAACCGGCAGCGATATTGTCATTACGGAAATAGGCGGTACGGTCGGCGACATCGAATCGCTCCCTTTTATAGAAGCAATTCGGCAAATTAGGAACACGGTCGGCAGGGAACACTGCCTTTTTATTCACCTCGGGCTTTTACCGTACTTAAAAGAATGCGGTGAGATTAAAACCAAACCCATGCAGCATAGCGTTAAAGAGCTGCTCGGCTTCGGAATTCAGCCCGATATTATTATGTGCCGCAGCGAAAAAAGGCTCAGCAAATCAATTCGTGAAAAGCTCAGCCTTTTTTGCAATGTCAGCCAAGACGCCATTATCGAAAACCTTACTGCAAAATCCATCTACGAAGTTCCATTGATGCTGGAAGATGGCAACCTCGGTAAAAAAATATGTGAGCTTTTCAATATTCCCAATCCTGAACCCGATTTACAGTCGTGGAAGGAAATGGTTGAATCCTATTATCATCCCGAAAAAGAAGTAACGGTTGCGCTTGTCGGCAAATACACCGAGCTGCCCGATGCGTATTTAAGCGTAAGCGAAGCGTTGACCGCTGCTGGTGTCTATCACCGCGCACGTGTAAAGCAGCTATGGATTGACGCAGCAAAGATTACGGATGCGGCAAAGACTGAAGAGCTGTTAAAGGATGCGCAGGCGATTATCGTTCCGGGCGGTTTCGGCGAACGCGGGATTGAAGGGATGGTGCTTACTGCGGAATATGCACGCAGCAAGGGCGTTCCCTATTTCGGTATTTGCCTTGGAATGCAGATTGCCGTTATCGAATTTGCCCGCCATGTACTCGGGATGGAACGCGCGCATTCCTCTGAATTTATCAAAAATTGCGAGCCGGTCATCGATTTAATGCCCGATCAAAAAGACGTGCAGCTCGGCGGTACGCTCAGGCTCGGTTCTTTCCGCTGCATGGTTGCGGAAAACAGCAAGGCGGAACAGGCATATAAAATGCACGAAATCAGTGAACGCCACCGGCACCGCTATGAATTTAACAATTTGTACCGCAGCCGGTTTGAAAACTCCGATATGCTGCTTTCGGGAATCAATCCGGAACGTAATTTGGTGGAAATCGTCGAGCTGAAAAATCATCCGTGGTTTTTAGCGGTGCAGTTCCATCCCGAATTTGCCTCCCGTCCCAATAAACCGCATCCGCTGTTCCGCGACTTTATCGGAGCGGCGCTGACGCGAATCTAA
- a CDS encoding ATP-binding cassette domain-containing protein, which yields MAANTGFDIHGTAEKRIELSKKTIETLLAEYPFIEDFFAENRLTELHVLDNTQRTFDSFLQNLSEEECEESALDREALSHAFFEYIIQMQRFLNGDDVQGVQSLTILPGTNKSGEPENFQDLVLYPSQIISIVGPTGSGKSRLLADIEWTAQKDTPTGRAILINGEVPDKAIRFSINNKLVAQLSQNMNFVMDLSVREFIELHAESRMVEDKEAAVSGIIEAANKLAGEQFRLDTPITALSGGQSRALMIADTAILSSSPIVLIDEIENAGIDRKKALQLLVSNDKIVLMATHDPALALYADKRIVIKNGGIHAVIETSNHEKEILNELEVMDAKIQTMRVKLRAGEQL from the coding sequence ATGGCCGCAAATACCGGTTTTGACATACACGGCACCGCCGAAAAAAGAATAGAACTTTCAAAAAAAACGATAGAAACGCTGCTCGCAGAGTATCCTTTTATTGAAGATTTTTTTGCAGAAAACAGATTGACAGAGCTACATGTTCTGGACAATACGCAGCGTACTTTTGACTCTTTTCTACAAAACCTTTCCGAAGAAGAATGCGAAGAGAGTGCGCTTGATAGAGAAGCTTTATCCCATGCATTTTTTGAATATATCATTCAAATGCAGCGGTTTTTAAACGGGGATGACGTTCAAGGTGTGCAGAGTCTTACGATACTACCCGGTACGAATAAGTCCGGCGAACCGGAGAATTTTCAAGACCTTGTATTGTATCCGTCCCAGATTATTTCGATTGTCGGGCCGACCGGATCGGGTAAGTCGCGGCTGCTCGCGGACATCGAATGGACAGCGCAAAAAGACACACCTACCGGCCGGGCAATACTGATTAACGGCGAAGTGCCCGATAAAGCAATCCGGTTTTCGATAAACAATAAACTGGTTGCGCAGCTTTCGCAAAATATGAACTTTGTCATGGATTTATCCGTCCGAGAGTTTATTGAACTGCATGCGGAAAGCCGGATGGTCGAAGACAAAGAAGCAGCTGTCAGCGGTATTATCGAGGCGGCAAATAAACTGGCAGGGGAGCAGTTTCGGCTGGATACGCCGATTACTGCACTGAGCGGCGGACAGTCCCGGGCGCTCATGATTGCAGATACCGCCATTTTAAGCTCATCTCCGATTGTTCTGATCGACGAGATTGAAAATGCAGGAATTGATCGTAAAAAGGCTTTGCAGCTTTTGGTATCGAATGATAAAATCGTACTGATGGCTACCCATGACCCGGCGCTTGCGCTCTATGCCGATAAGCGTATCGTTATTAAAAACGGCGGGATTCATGCAGTCATCGAAACTTCCAATCACGAGAAAGAAATATTGAACGAGCTCGAAGTGATGGATGCAAAAATCCAAACAATGCGGGTTAAACTACGCGCCGGTGAACAACTCTAG